The Psychrobacter raelei genome contains the following window.
ACCGCTGCCAACTCATGCAAGGTGGATTTTTGTTCGGACAACCAGCGCTGTTCAACGATATCACGAGAGCGCTCATCTAAAGTATCCATAGCATCCATCAAGGCATTGGTGTTGTTCTCTTCCCAGTCAGCATCTTCCACCATCTCTGCCGGATCAACGCCATCTTCCAAGAAAAGCTGAGGCGCATAGTGGCCGTCTTCATCATCAGTGGACTGTGCTTCAAATGATGCATCATAAGAGGTCAGACGCGACTCCATCTCCAGCACTTGCTTGCGGGTGACGTTTAAGTCTGCGGCAATGGCATCGGCCTCCTCTAAAGTCAGCTGATTGTTGGTCTTTTTTAGACTGCGTAAGTTAAAGAACAGCTTACGGTGTGCCTTGGTGGTGGCCACTTTGACAATACGCCAGTTACGAATCACAAACTCATGGATTTCAGCCTTGATCCAGT
Protein-coding sequences here:
- the rpoH gene encoding RNA polymerase sigma factor RpoH, which produces MPVNLSAPGINLGAYMNSVHQIPILTTEQEQELAHRYYDDGDVEAARILVMSHLRFVIHIARSYSGYGLPQADLIQEGNLGLMKAVKRFDPNKGVRLVSFAVHWIKAEIHEFVIRNWRIVKVATTKAHRKLFFNLRSLKKTNNQLTLEEADAIAADLNVTRKQVLEMESRLTSYDASFEAQSTDDEDGHYAPQLFLEDGVDPAEMVEDADWEENNTNALMDAMDTLDERSRDIVEQRWLSEQKSTLHELAAVYNISAERVRQIEKNAMDKIREAMTIDSVIMPSDDAY